From one Psilocybe cubensis strain MGC-MH-2018 chromosome 13, whole genome shotgun sequence genomic stretch:
- a CDS encoding ER membrane protein complex subunit 2-A, whose protein sequence is MSLQSALQELSLFRRNNIRKSQETFNKGLVVLKAGGTAKLGEEGWAFLEQLALASLDIGRIDIADQCLLQLAEKFPGSPRVDVLTGIRMEATESPSTVLSYYDELLRADSTNAAAWKRRISVLRRMNKVEKAVEDLNEYLDTFYTDVEGWLELADIHSSANQYTHALEALSHALLLNPQNPFTFLQFAETAYTAGDLPLALKMFLVVIDMNEVEDEDTIPLGISVRAWWGTKLCSRQLVSSQTSHESNSNTPVPKNIKLIDELATERVLTAYSGEHGIQARSLVSNWMSGR, encoded by the exons ATGTCTCTTCAATCCGCACTCCAGGAACTATCCTTATTTCGAAGAAACAACATCAGAAAATCCCAAGAGACTTTCAATAAAGGTCTCGTAGTTCTTAAAGCAGGGGGAACGGCCAAACTTGGAGAGGAAG GATGGGCGTTTTTGGAGCAGCTAGCTCTGGCTTCCCTTGATATAGGAAGAATTGACATCGCCGAC CAATGCCTTCTTCAACTCGCAGAAAAGTTCCCCGGCTCACCAAGGGTGGACGTCCTCACAGGAATTCGAATGGAAGCCACTGAATCACCTAGCACAGTACTAAGCTACTACGATGAATTGCTGAGAGCTGATTCAACCAATGCA GCTGCCTGGAAACGACGGATATCAGTGCTTAGACGTATGAATAAGGTAGAGAAGGCTGTGGAGGATCTGAACGAGTACCTTGATACGTTCTATACTGATGTTGAAGGCTGGTTGGAGCTTGCAGATATCCACTCGTCTGCTAATCA ATACACGCATGCCTTGGAAGCCCTCTCTCACGCCCTTCTGCTGAACCCCCAGAATCCTTTTACTTTCCTTCAATTTGCTGAGACGGCGTATACCGCCGGTGACCTTCCTTTGGCCCTCAAGATGTTCCTTGTTGTCATCGACATGAACGAAGTAGAGGATGAAGATACCATCCCTCTTGGGATATCTGTCAGAGCGTGGTGGGGGACGAAGTTG TGCTCTCGTCAACTTGTTTCGTCACAAACATCCCATGAATCGAATTCTAACACTCCAGTTCCCAAGAACATCAAATTGATTGACGAACTGGCAACCGAACGTGTCTTGACTGCATATAGCGGTGAGCACGGTATCCAAGCTCGTAGTTTGGTCTCGAACTGGATGTCTGGACGTTGA
- a CDS encoding Folic acid synthesis protein fol1, whose amino-acid sequence MEDPSYSQKLHLNRPAGRKNDIIRINDLILLVSLHTGAQWQAETDEPVEQPVTISLSVYHDISSAALTDKLSHSINYVEVTKRIREAGISRPFQSLQDLANHVITSLATLPSLSPHLDGMQIHLVVRQLKAPLHAKSISSNSFAKFMVDGSWVAEKFVHDIEDLVCPAIIGVNVDERLQKQDVVLNLSIYTANHGIGYDNWIDFRSLISMLYEAVSASDFLTLEALTSYIASETLTFLSSRQSPAVSVRIAKPSALPLARSSEVEIYRTAADYPGFEDEAACTTPKVEKIAVAVERHENDAHTVAIALGSNLGDSVRNIEYALRLLETPLEILRHSDVSMDAEPYVNVVDTSFMYESAPMYVTDQPSFINCACMVETNLAPVTLLFLVKEIESIVGRVPSIRNGPRAVDLDIIFYDDDIIDTRSGLKDSKDLQGELVVPHPLVQEREFVLRPLNDMIPEYIHPILKRRVGDLLHAIYDPTLPPMNKVIPFPCSPLPPPTSESTAYPSISSVPKTLTFWNYPSTSSAFQSPSQDASPSKTHVMATLNVTPDSFSDGAKHDALPAAIRYATNSVAAGASIIDVGGYSTRPGAAFVSVEDEISRVHPAIKSMRDVDILTNLASHTLSAASSFEQVIEKVMNVPISVDTFRWEVAEAALNAGANCINDVYAFTGPDSWPLSSASDPGKGHAEIECMEGMKRVARAYAVPVILMHSRGDAGRNKDYSPYEYAGHDGPATLEGVRVELGRKVEKIIKGKGGLRRWFVVVDPGIGFSKSVNGNLEVLKRAADIVADVKVGGLGDIAYLNPLKGYPLLIGASRKSFLGIILAQKSRRGDIDSSRETQPHERGWATAAAVSCAVQQGALIVRVHDVREMMDVVKVAEALWR is encoded by the exons ATGGAAGATCCATCATATTCACAAAAGTTGCATCTAAACCG TCCAGCAGGTCGCAAAAACGATATCATCCGAATCAACGatcttattcttcttgtCTCGCTTCATACGGGTGCCCAATGGCAGGCGGAGACAGATGAACCGGTGGAACAACCTGTTACAATATCACTTTCCGTTTACCACGACATTTCGAGCGCTGCTTTGACCGACAAACTTTCACATTCAATAAATTACGTGGAAGTGACGAAGAGAATTCGAGAGGCAGGGATCTCGCGCCCCTTCCAAAGCCTTCAGGATTTAGCAAATCATGTCATAACATCACTCGCGACACTTCCATCGTTGTCGCCTCACCTTGACGGAATGCAGATTCACCTCGTCGTCAGACAGTTGAAAGCTCCGTTGCACGCGAAAAGCATATCATCCAACAGCTTTGCGAAATTCATGGTTGATGGGTCGTGGGTTGCCGAAAAGTTCGTCCATGATATTGAAGACCTCGTTTGTCCTGCAATCATTGGGGTCAATGTTGATGAACGACTCCAAAAACAAGATGTCGTATTGAACTTGTCCATTTATACTGCCAACCATGGCATCGGATACGATAATTGGATCGACTTCCGATCCCTTATTTCAATGTTGTACGAG GCAGTTTCTGCATCCGATTTCCTGACCTTGGAGGCTTTGACGTCCTACATTGCCTCAGAAACACTGACTTTCCTCAGCTCTCGTCAATCTCCAGCTGTTTCGGTCAGAATTGCCAAACCTTCGGCCCTACCGCTTGCACGCTCCTCTGAGGTAGAAATTTACCGCActgctgctgattatcctgGATTCGAAGACGAAGCCGCCTGTACTACACCTAAAGTCGAAAAAATTGCTGTAGCCGTTGAACGTCACGAAAACGATGCTCATACAGTCGCCATTGCCCTTGGTTCTAATCTCGGAGACTCGGTTCGCAATATTGAATACGCACTCCGTTTACTTGAAACCCCTTTAGAGATCCTCAGACATAGCGACGTCTCCATGGATGCTGAACCATACGTAAACGTCGTAGATACGTCGTTCATGTACGAATCTGCGCCTATGTATGTGACTGATCAGCCCTCTTTTATTAACTGTGCTTGCATG GTGGAAACAAACCTCGCCCCGGTTACTCTCCTGTTCCTGGTGAAGGAAATCGAATCAATTGTAGGGCGAGTTCCTTCAATTCGCAATGGCCCTCGTGCCGTCGATCTCGATATTATATTCTACGACGACGATATCATTGACACCCGGTCAGGCTTGAAGGATTCTAAAGACCTGCAAGGGGAATTGGTGGTCCCACACCCACTTGTTCAAGAAAGGGAATTTGTTTTAAGACCATTGAATGA TATGATTCCAGAATATATCCACCCCATCCTCAAACGACGTGTAGGGGATCTCTTGCATGCCATATATGATCCCACATTGCCACCAATGAACAAAGTAATACCATTCCCTTGTTCCCCTCTTCCGCCTCCCACTTCCGAATCGACTGCCTATCCGTCTATCTCATCGGTTCCCAAAACATTGACTTTCTGGAATTACCCCAGTACTTCGAGTGCTTTTCAATCACCATCGCAAGATGCTTCGCCTTCTAAAACCCATGTCATGGCTACACTTAACGTCACTCCCGACTCCTTTTCTGATGGCGCCAAGCACGATGCCCTTCCTGCAGCCATTCGTTACGCGACAAACTCAGTAGCCGCGGGAGCATCCATTATTGACGTCGGAGGTTATTCAACCCGACCTGGTGCCGCATTCGTCAGTGTCGAAGATGAAATATCCAGAGTGCATCCTGCAATCAAAAGCATGCGTGACGTTGATATTTTAACAAATCTTGCAAGTCATACACTCTCGGCTGCTTCCAGCTTCGAGCAGGTCATCGAAAAAGTCATGAACGTGCCCATTAGCGTTGACACCTTCCGATGGGAGGTTGCGGAGGCTGCTCTTAATGCTGGCGCGAATTGCATCAACGACGTCTATGCCTTCACTGGCCCAGACTCCTGGCCTCTTTCCTCGGCCTCTGACCCCGGAAAGGGGCATGCAGAAATAGAATGTATGGAAGGCATGAAGCGTGTAGCCAGGGCATACGCCGTTCCTGTTATACTTATGCATTCCAGGGGTGACGCCGGAAGAAACAAGGATTATAGTCCGTACGAATACGCCGGTCATGATGGCCCTGCTACTCTCGAAGGCGTTCGCGTCGAACTTGGAAGAAAGGTCGAGAAAATTATCAAAGGAAAGGGTGGTCTGCGACGAtggtttgttgttgtggATCCCGGGATTGGGTTTAGCAAGTCTGTTAATGGCAATTTGGAAGTGCTGAAACGAGCAGCCGATATTGTCGCAGATGTCAAAGTCGGAG GTCTTGGGGATATCGCCTATCTCAATCCTTTGAAAGGATATCCCCTGCTAATCGGGGCGTCCCGAAAATCGTTCCTGGGTATCATCTTGGCCCAGAAATCAAGACGCGGGGATATAGACAGTAGCAGGGAAACCCAACCTCACGAACGCGGGTGGGCAACTGCCGCTGCGGTATCGTGTGCAGTTCAGCAGGGAGCTCTCATCGTACGCGTTCATGACGTGCGCGAAATGATGGATGTTGTCAAAGTCGCTGAGGCTTTATGGAGATGA
- a CDS encoding Aquaglycerol porin AQY3, giving the protein MQSPTSSITPTKPSGDDTPPANVELPTLASYFPPQKSQSTMSRLRQFIREPMAEFFGVALFVIFGTGVDCQVVLSTNKGVAASPKGDFLSVNFGWAIGLAMGAWVSGGISGGHLNPAVTLALATWRGFPWRKVPAFIFAQVMGGLVGAAIVYRNYINAIDIFEGGRSIRTQATAGLFATYAQDYMTAGSCFFVEFLGTAILVFVVVAVTDKNNNAPPSGLLPVSLFLVLLGLGASLGMQTSYAFNPARDFGPRLLLTFAGYGKQLYSYRHQYWLWCPIIAPFVGAQAAVGFYDLFLREEDPFNRFESPKSITNDESGTQTPAANGSSPV; this is encoded by the exons ATGCAGTCGCCAACATCTTCGATCACGCCCACTAAGCCATCAGGCGACGATACCCCGCCCGCTAACGTCGAACTTCCAACATTAGCTTCGTACTTTCCGCCTCAGAAGTCGCAGAGCACCATGAGCCGCCTTCG ACAATTCATTCGTGAACCTATGGCTGAGTTCTTTGGTGTCGCCCTTTTCGTTATCTTCGGTACCGGTGTCGATTGTCAAGTCGTTTTGTCCACCAACAAGGGTGTGGCTGCATCCCCCAAAGGA GATTTTCTCTCAGTCAACTTTGGATGGGCTATTG GTCTGGCCATGGGCGCTTGGGTTAGTGGAGGAATTTCTGGTGGTCATTTGAACCCAGCT GTTACCCTGGCATTAGCTACTTGGCGAGGTTTCCCGTGGAGGAAGGTTCCTG CGTTCATTTTTGCTCAGGTCATGGGAGGACTTGTAGGCGCTGCCATCGTTTACAGGAACTATATTAACGCCATCGACATCTTTGAAGGCGGTCGAAGCATCCGCACACAAGCTACTGCCGGTTTGTTTGCCACATATGCT CAAGATTATATGACCGCTGGATCTTGCTTCTTTGTTGAGTTCCTGGGTACAGCCATTCTCGTCTTTGTGGTTGTTGCAGTCACAGATAAAAACAACAACGCGCCACCGAGTGGCTTGCTACCTGTTTCTCTGTTCCTCGTGCTTCTGGGGCTCGGGGCTTCTCTCGGAATGCAGACAT CTTATGCATTCAACCCTGCGCGAGACTTCGGACCTCGTCTCCTTCTAACCTTCGCTGGGTATGGGAAACAATTATACTCCTACAGACA CCAATATTGGCTTTGGTGTCCCATCATCGCTCCATTCGTAGGTGCTCAAGCTGCTGTCGGATTCTACGATCTTTTCCTGCGGGAAGAAGACCCATTCAACCGATTCGAGTCTCC tAAATCTATCACAAATGATGAAAGCGGTACTCAAACTCCAGCTGCAAATGGGAGCAGCCCGGTATAG
- a CDS encoding Putative exopolyphosphatase: MPSRSPLRRLSVALRLAEAYKPPEAAAALTTSTSLSLFLTHAKTNFLKDAEGDQEKAADWIVVMGNEAGDLDTLASSIAYAWIESEVHKKPAVPLLQMHRNDLVLRAENLHVLKLAGLSGEELLTLDDISQDRPFPAHKFALVDHNRLADAFSRNNPEAQVVSILDHHQDEGGHLDANPRVVTACGSCASHVVPFCPAEMPAELATLLLSAILIDTDGLVPGGKATSVDREAALSVAPKSTIGYTIPPPSALSPIDHANPDALSEVQSIKDLTAILIEKKADVSHLGGLDLLRRDYKEYSHKLLWATGQPTIKVGLSTVPTGLKSWATDGRLEKAAVEWMKTRGLTILGVLTSFRDGKKSLVGKNKKGKHKREMAWIILETSDLAKTSNEGLTASSLARRLWKGLEANAGIDVSPHKKFDLEKSEGLPKSSHARVYKQGNASVTRKAVAPLVKEILEGNIMKPAEEPKKQDEPKPTPTTIATT; the protein is encoded by the exons ATGCCTTCGAGGAGCCCTCTTCGCCGTCTCTCTGTCGCTCTTCGACTAGCAGAAGCATATAAGCCTCctgaagcagcagcagcacttACGACTTCGACTTCTCTCAGTCTATTCTTGACCCATGCGAAAACAAATTTTCTCAAAGACGCAGAAGGAGATCAGGAAAAGGCAGCAGACTGGATTGTGGTTATGGGAAATGAAGCTGgag ATTTGGACACCCTCGCGAGCTCGATCGCGTATGCTTGGATTGAATCTGAAGTTCACAAGAAACCAGCCGTTCCCTTACTGCAAATGCACCGAAACGACCTGGTACTTCGCGCAGAAAATTTGCATGTTCTAAAACTTGCAGGTCTTAGTGGGGAAGAGCTACTCACCCTGGATGATATTTCTCAAGATCGACCGTTTCCTGCCCACAAATTTGCTCTCGTGGACCACAACCGCCTCGCAGACGCCTTTTCACGCAACAATCCTGAAGCTCAGGTTGTCTCCATCCTTGATCACCACCAAGACGAAGGAGGCCACCTAGACGCCAACCCGCGCGTGGTTACCGCGTGTGGCAGCTGTGCCTCACACGTTGTGCCCTTCTGTCCTGCGGAAATGCCTGCAGAACTCGCGACGCTCCTTTTATCAGCCATCCTCATCGACACAGATGGTCTTGTCCCCGGGGGGAAGGCAACGTCAGTTGACCGCGAAGCGGCTCTAAGCGTCGCACCGAAATCGACCATCGGATACACCATACCACCTCCTTCCGCTCTTTCGCCCATTGACCACGCTAATCCCGACGCCCTCTCTGAAGTCCAGAGCATCAAGGACCTGACAGCTATCCTTATAGAGAAGAAGGCAGATGTGTCACATCTTGGAGGCCTGGACTTGCTCCGCCGAGATTACAAGGAGTATAGCCACAAACTTCTCTGGGCCACTGGGCAACCTACGATCAAAGTCGGATTGTCTACCGTTCCTACTGGGCTAAAATCGTGGGCGACCGATGGAAGGCTGGAGAAGGCAGCTGTTGAGTGGATGAAgactcgcgggttgacgaTCCTCGGCGTCCTCACTTCGTTTCGCGATGGCAAAAAGTCGTTGGTTGGGAAGAACAAGAAGGGAAAGCATAAACGAGAGATGGCGTGGATCATCTTGGAAACTTCTGATTTGGCCAAGACATCTAATGAAGGTCTGACTGCATCGTCGCTCGCGCGTAGGTTATGGAAAGGGTTGGAGGCCAACGCGGGGATTGATGTCAGCCCACACAAGAAATTCGACTTGGAGAAATCAGAGGGTCTTCCAAAAAGTTCACATGCCCGTGTTTATAAGCAGGGCAACGCCAGTGTAACGCGTAAGGCCGTTGCTCCTCTTGTCAAGGAAATTCTGGAAGGCAACATCATGAAGCCTGCCGAGGAACCCAAGAAGCAAGACGAACCGAAGCCGACACCGACGACAATCGCTACGACATAA